The following are from one region of the Chitinivibrionia bacterium genome:
- a CDS encoding putative toxin-antitoxin system toxin component, PIN family, translated as MLNYKLVIDTNVFVSSLLKSPSIPSIIVDTVFKRGDIVVVYSDDMLLEYIDVLNRKKLKIPPITVNTLLSAILKNGEKVSPFPQYVHFSDESDKKFYETFKTANADYLITGNLDDFPQEEGIISPRRFAEILDIQI; from the coding sequence ATGCTTAATTACAAACTTGTTATAGATACGAATGTTTTTGTTTCTTCACTTCTTAAATCTCCGAGTATTCCGTCAATTATTGTTGATACTGTTTTCAAAAGAGGCGATATTGTTGTTGTTTACAGCGACGATATGCTTTTAGAATACATTGATGTTTTAAACCGCAAGAAACTAAAGATACCCCCAATTACAGTAAATACCCTGCTCTCAGCAATCTTAAAAAACGGCGAAAAAGTATCGCCTTTTCCTCAATATGTGCATTTTAGCGACGAGTCCGATAAAAAATTTTACGAGACATTCAAAACTGCGAATGCCGATTATTTAATAACAGGAAATCTTGACGATTTTCCGCAAGAAGAGGGAATTATTTCACCAAGAAGATTTGCGGAAATACTTGATATTCAAATCTAA